From Myxocyprinus asiaticus isolate MX2 ecotype Aquarium Trade chromosome 25, UBuf_Myxa_2, whole genome shotgun sequence, one genomic window encodes:
- the LOC127416394 gene encoding phosducin-like isoform X1: MSDRIVNEDSVTVTHTGPKGVINDWRKFKLESMDQEALPPSKRELLRQMSSPQKPKDMSVGGINRKMSAQEYELIKEDDERSLHKYRKQCMQEMHERLSFGPKFEGVYELDSGEAFLEVIEKEHRLTLVVVHIYKDGVQGCEALNNCLDCLAIEYPSVKFCRITATSTGAGERFSDEVLPALLVYKAGELLGNFLAVIQHFNEEFFATDVEAFLNEYGLLPEKELTPGADEDEADVE, translated from the exons ATGTCTGACAGAATCGTTAATGAGGATTCAGTGACTGTAACTCACACAG GACCAAAGGGTGTCATCAATGACTGGCGCAAATTTAAACTGGAGAGTATGGACCAGGAAGCTCTGCCTCCTAGCAAGAGAGAGCTGCTAAGACAGATGTCCTCCCCACAAAAACCTAAAGACATGTCTGTGGGTGGAATCAATCGCAAG ATGAGCGCTCAGGAGTACGAGCTGATAAAGGAGGATGATGAGAGAAGTCTGCACAAGTACCGTAAGCAGTGTATGCAGGAGATGCATGAGCGCCTGAGCTTCGGGCCCAAATTTGAGGGTGTGTACGAGCTTGACAGTGGTGAGGCCTTTCTGGAGGTGATAGAGAAAGAGCACCGGCTCACATTAGTGGTGGTGCACATCTACAAAGATGGAGTGCAAGGGTGTGAGGCACTTAACAATTGCCTGGATTGCTTGGCCATTGAATATCCAAGTGTTAAATTCTGCCGCATTACTGCAACCTCCACTGGTGCTGGCGAGCGTTTCTCCGATGAAGTGCTGCCTGCTTTGTTGGTGTACAAAGCTGGAGAGCTGCTTGGGAACTTCCTTGCTGTTATACAGCATTTCAATGAGGAGTTCTTTGCTACCGATGTAGAGGCTTTTCTCAATGAGTATGGACTGCTTCCAGAGAAGGAGCTTACCCCTGGAGCTGATGAGGATGAAGCAGATGTGGAGTGA